A stretch of Tigriopus californicus strain San Diego chromosome 11, Tcal_SD_v2.1, whole genome shotgun sequence DNA encodes these proteins:
- the LOC131890088 gene encoding lipopolysaccharide-induced tumor necrosis factor-alpha factor homolog, whose amino-acid sequence MSKNEHHSSGGFVQPQDQEKQGYNAAYPPLPPSYEESNHGGYTYSSNAPPPAQEAQQIVVPLQLGDEPAKLKCPQCHQMIKTRVTSSSGLGAWLACAGCAIFGLVFGCCLIPFCIDSMKVYNHYCPSCNTYLGRFKGSASMS is encoded by the exons ATGTCCAAGAACGAACACCACTCTTCAGGTGGATTTGTCCAACCTCAGGACCAAGAAAAGCAAGGCTACAATGCGGCTTACCCTCCCTTGCCTCCAAGTTATGAGGAATCAAATCATGGAG GTTACACCTACTCCTCAAACGCCCCGCCCCCTGCCCAAGAGGCTCAGCAGATTGTGGTGCCCCTTCAATTGGGAGATGAGCCTGCCAAATTAAAGTGTCCTCAATGCCATCAAATGATCAAGACCCGCGTAACTTCCAGTTCAGGACTTGGTGCTTGGTTGGCTTGTGCAGGGTGCGCCATCTTTGG ACTTGTTTTTGGATGCTGCTTGATTCCATTCTGTATTGATTCAATGAAGGTGTACAACCATTATTGCCCCTCGTGTAATACCTACCTAGGACGATTCAAAGGCTCGGCTTCCATGTCGTAG